A DNA window from Fibrobacter sp. contains the following coding sequences:
- a CDS encoding NERD domain-containing protein: MSILETIFNKYFGPVLVKEGSDAEDFIAKMRALSDKSSGKLKDKIDRQIVAADAGLFGERQVAYELKNSGMDMLIAHDVNIEKNGLSAQIDYLVVTRKHTFVIECKNLYGNVEIDG, translated from the coding sequence ATGTCCATTCTAGAAACGATTTTCAATAAATATTTTGGTCCCGTCCTGGTGAAAGAGGGGAGTGATGCAGAAGATTTCATCGCTAAGATGAGAGCCCTGTCCGACAAGTCTTCCGGTAAGTTGAAGGATAAAATTGACCGTCAGATCGTTGCTGCCGATGCGGGCTTGTTTGGGGAACGGCAGGTTGCCTACGAGCTGAAGAACAGCGGCATGGACATGCTGATTGCTCACGATGTGAACATCGAGAAGAACGGACTTTCCGCCCAGATTGATTATCTGGTGGTGACCCGCAAACACACGTTCGTCATTGAATGCAAGAATCTTTATGGCAACGTTGAAATTGACGGGTAG